A region from the Campylobacter blaseri genome encodes:
- the secD gene encoding protein translocase subunit SecD has protein sequence MKKSKITYRLVVFILTFVFALAFSMPSFLQTEGGKKISLGLDLQGGLHLLLGVETDKAIESKIKSIASSISYSANKDDLLLEKFEIKPEFFKFTILDPDEMNKFDSILKKIEGLKIDKVELTYQVSLTDAEKVATIEHAIEQAVKTIRNRLDQFGLSEPSVTRQGEGDILVEIPGVKTGDDEKRALDLISKSAHLQLMALDDKRQDQANTLSNEVAAAYGDIILKDAKNENIKYVVKQIPVLDGEMLVDAKVAFDQNTNQPIINFTLNSQGAAIFGDFTGENVGKRLAIVLDNKVYSAPRINERIGGGSGQISGGFTLEEAADVAIALRSGALLAPVKLLEKRSIGPSLGKESIEKSTIALVGAFVLIFLFMVFYYGIAGIIADVALVVNILFLVSIMSLFGATLTLPGMAGIVLTVGMAVDANVIINERIREILRTGGSIRSAIEKGYANAMSAIIDANLTTLITSAALYAYGTGPIKGFAVTMSIGIVASMITAILGTHGIFDLFIDKMEKSKNTKLWFGYKVRKAKNANI, from the coding sequence ATGAAAAAAAGTAAAATAACATATAGGCTTGTTGTATTTATCTTAACATTTGTATTTGCTCTAGCTTTTTCGATGCCATCTTTTTTGCAAACAGAAGGCGGTAAAAAAATTAGCCTAGGGCTTGATTTACAAGGTGGGCTACATCTTCTTTTGGGTGTTGAAACAGATAAAGCGATAGAATCTAAAATAAAATCAATTGCATCTAGTATTAGTTATTCAGCTAATAAAGATGATTTATTATTAGAAAAATTTGAGATTAAACCGGAATTTTTTAAGTTTACAATATTAGATCCAGATGAGATGAATAAATTTGATTCAATACTTAAAAAGATTGAAGGTTTGAAAATTGATAAAGTAGAACTTACTTATCAAGTTTCTTTAACTGATGCAGAAAAAGTAGCAACTATAGAGCATGCAATAGAGCAAGCTGTAAAAACTATAAGAAACAGGCTTGATCAATTTGGATTAAGTGAGCCAAGTGTTACTAGGCAAGGTGAGGGCGATATCTTGGTTGAAATTCCAGGTGTTAAAACAGGAGATGATGAAAAAAGAGCACTTGATTTAATTAGCAAATCAGCACATCTGCAACTAATGGCACTAGATGATAAAAGACAAGATCAGGCAAATACTTTAAGTAATGAGGTTGCAGCTGCTTATGGAGATATCATCTTAAAAGATGCAAAAAATGAGAACATTAAATATGTTGTAAAGCAAATTCCTGTTCTGGATGGAGAAATGCTAGTTGATGCAAAAGTTGCTTTTGATCAAAATACAAACCAACCAATCATAAATTTCACTCTAAACTCACAAGGCGCTGCTATTTTTGGAGATTTTACAGGTGAAAATGTAGGAAAAAGACTTGCAATTGTTTTAGATAATAAAGTATATTCAGCACCAAGGATAAATGAGAGAATTGGTGGCGGTAGTGGTCAAATAAGTGGTGGTTTTACACTTGAAGAGGCAGCTGATGTTGCTATTGCCTTAAGGAGTGGGGCTTTACTTGCGCCTGTAAAACTGCTTGAGAAAAGAAGTATTGGACCAAGTTTGGGTAAAGAAAGTATTGAAAAAAGTACTATAGCTTTGGTTGGAGCTTTTGTATTAATCTTCTTATTTATGGTTTTTTATTATGGTATTGCAGGGATAATAGCAGATGTGGCACTAGTTGTAAATATACTGTTTTTGGTATCCATTATGTCGCTTTTTGGTGCAACCTTAACATTACCAGGTATGGCAGGTATTGTCCTTACTGTTGGTATGGCAGTTGATGCTAACGTTATTATAAATGAAAGAATTAGAGAGATTTTAAGAACTGGAGGTAGTATTAGAAGTGCTATTGAGAAGGGTTATGCAAACGCTATGAGTGCTATTATAGATGCTAACCTAACTACTCTTATAACTTCAGCTGCTTTGTATGCATATGGAACAGGTCCTATAAAAGGTTTTGCTGTAACTATGAGTATAGGTATAGTAGCATCAATGATAACAGCTATTTTAGGAACCCATGGTATATTTGATCTATTTATTGATAAAATGGAAAAGAGTAAAAATACTAAATTATGGTTTGGATATAAAGTAAGAAAGGCAAAAAATGCAAATATTTGA
- a CDS encoding M23 family metallopeptidase: MRWKIKTYITILDKNGNKKYEFSPNFMGNLKLFIGVLVAIFIIIFLLLIFLVYKNSNMKKNISFLYTKNIELFKANNELTKDKADLNRQLNGNDDVFSELRLALELDSVVNSLNESGDGRKIGMDKKLEGKFVKSIPNGVPLNFKGITDNYGIRIHPISKVEKFHQGIDLRASVGTPLYATANGVVEYSGMTSSGYGYLVIISHNFGFETRYAHMQNKQVVRAGEFIKKGDLIGYSGNTGYSTGPHLHYEVRFLSRTLDPINFMKFNNIFYDERKVPWQALVKAIDDF; the protein is encoded by the coding sequence ATGAGGTGGAAAATTAAAACCTACATTACTATTTTAGATAAAAACGGCAACAAAAAGTATGAATTTTCTCCAAATTTTATGGGTAATTTAAAGCTTTTTATAGGGGTTTTAGTTGCTATTTTTATCATTATTTTTTTGCTTCTAATATTTTTAGTTTATAAAAACTCAAATATGAAAAAAAATATATCATTTTTATATACTAAAAATATAGAGCTATTTAAAGCCAATAACGAATTAACCAAAGACAAAGCAGACCTTAATAGACAGTTGAATGGAAATGATGATGTTTTTAGTGAGTTAAGGCTGGCGTTAGAACTTGATAGTGTTGTTAACTCATTAAATGAGAGTGGCGATGGAAGAAAAATTGGAATGGATAAAAAACTTGAGGGTAAGTTTGTAAAATCCATACCAAATGGAGTTCCATTAAATTTCAAAGGCATTACAGATAATTATGGCATTAGAATTCATCCAATAAGTAAAGTAGAGAAATTTCATCAAGGAATTGATTTAAGAGCAAGTGTGGGAACACCTCTATATGCAACAGCCAACGGTGTTGTAGAATATAGCGGTATGACCTCTTCTGGTTATGGCTATCTAGTTATAATCTCACATAATTTTGGCTTTGAAACTAGATATGCGCATATGCAAAATAAACAGGTTGTAAGAGCAGGTGAGTTTATAAAAAAAGGTGATTTGATAGGCTATAGTGGAAACACAGGCTATAGCACAGGCCCACATCTCCACTACGAAGTAAGATTTTTAAGCAGAACACTTGATCCTATAAATTTTATGAAATTTAATAATATATTTTATGATGAACGAAAAGTTCCATGGCAGGCACTAGTAAAAGCAATAGATGATTTTTAA
- a CDS encoding DUF6394 family protein, giving the protein MNWGRVVHVFFALMSLTTIAGYLYMHSGVSLFIAASVNLISTLLKIGVKNILSAELFATSLVADLHLIPAFIIYIVSQDMILIYSLVISAGVANIFSMILTIVEAAKERDEY; this is encoded by the coding sequence ATGAATTGGGGAAGAGTTGTTCATGTATTTTTTGCTCTTATGAGTTTAACTACAATTGCTGGGTATTTATACATGCATAGTGGAGTGTCACTTTTTATAGCTGCAAGTGTAAATTTAATATCTACTTTGTTAAAAATTGGTGTAAAAAATATTCTTTCAGCAGAGCTTTTTGCAACTTCATTGGTAGCTGATTTGCATTTAATACCTGCTTTTATAATTTATATCGTATCACAAGATATGATTTTAATATACTCACTTGTAATAAGTGCAGGAGTTGCAAATATTTTTTCCATGATTTTAACAATTGTTGAAGCAGCAAAAGAAAGAGATGAGTACTAG
- a CDS encoding DEAD/DEAH box helicase has translation MQAKVYEYFLKNKKDILICENDKEALTCQDALKFLGFETYVLPDFRAEYGDDLRSYYEELIGISKELSGYYKSKNKNKIIISPIKTILKKLPAKKHLQIKSINFGDKINLNELKDEIIRFGYEVVDIVEMSGEVSFRGEIIDIFPVGENEPYRILLDEDLVESIRVFDETTQISEKKEYESVEISPFIASLSEDEYEKTTKEIESLDTNSLISDLNSLGFWAIDDFIDYLDSFSHISVKKFDEDEFSYVKNIIKKFEIIPQPINFKDFDTTFSNELLSFHKEKKIKILAKNSAIFESLELTPKDNLELIISDLVINLISKDELVISLNKFKKKKRVKKTSIIIDELKVGDFVVHEEYGVGKFMGLELATVMGSQREFVSIIYQNNDKLLLPVENLNMIDRYIASGVAILDRLGKGSFAKIKEKVRAKLFAIASKIIEIAAKRELVEGKIIKSDFVEYSKFLQEAGFEYTKDQQTCVDAILKDLKSGKVMDRLVSGDVGFGKTEIAMNAIFATVKSGYQALFFVPTTLLSSQHYQSLVKRFEDFNIPVFRLDRFTTTAGKNALKKALFDKVPLVCVGTHSLLNLQANNIGLIVIDEEHKFGVKQKEKLKAISANSHLLSISATPIPRSLNMALSSIKSYSTLATPPSDRLDVRTLVKEWDEKVIKEAISRELRRGGQVFYVHNRISTIDEVKKSLLRIFPNLKILILHSQIDMKTTELEVEKFLNKEYDLMLCTSIVESGIHMPNANTIIIENANNFGIADLHQLRGRVGRSDKQGYCYYLIEDKNTLTQDSLKRLVALENNSFLGSGSVLAYHDLEIRGGGNLVGEAQSGHIEAIGYSLYLKMLEDEINALLNKKAKVLSSVDMKLSINAFLNSEYIKEDRIRLELYRRLSKANEVNEIYEISGEMEDRFGKPDVYTKQFLDIMLIKIMANKLNIKSISNYEMNISYVKFDDSKVVLKSRSKDDDDIIDTLLSHLRKELKSGLV, from the coding sequence ATGCAAGCAAAAGTTTATGAGTATTTTTTAAAAAACAAAAAAGATATATTAATATGTGAAAATGATAAAGAGGCATTAACTTGTCAAGATGCTTTAAAATTTTTAGGATTTGAAACATATGTTTTGCCTGATTTTAGAGCTGAATACGGCGATGATTTGCGATCATACTATGAAGAGCTAATTGGCATAAGTAAAGAGTTAAGCGGATATTATAAGAGTAAAAATAAAAATAAAATCATAATCTCACCAATAAAAACTATACTAAAAAAACTACCAGCTAAAAAACACCTGCAAATAAAATCCATTAATTTTGGTGATAAGATAAATTTAAATGAGCTAAAAGATGAGATAATTCGTTTTGGATATGAGGTTGTTGATATAGTTGAGATGAGCGGTGAGGTTAGTTTTAGAGGTGAGATAATTGATATTTTTCCTGTTGGAGAAAATGAACCTTATAGGATACTTTTAGATGAAGATTTAGTTGAAAGTATTAGAGTTTTTGATGAAACTACACAGATAAGTGAAAAAAAAGAGTACGAAAGTGTTGAAATTTCGCCATTTATAGCAAGTTTAAGCGAAGATGAGTATGAAAAAACAACAAAAGAGATAGAGAGTTTGGATACTAATTCGCTAATTAGTGATTTAAACTCACTTGGGTTTTGGGCGATTGATGATTTTATAGATTATTTAGATAGTTTTAGCCATATAAGTGTTAAAAAATTTGATGAAGATGAATTTAGCTATGTAAAGAATATAATTAAAAAATTTGAAATAATTCCACAGCCTATAAATTTTAAAGACTTTGATACTACTTTTTCAAATGAACTTCTTAGTTTTCACAAAGAAAAAAAGATTAAAATTTTAGCAAAAAATAGTGCTATTTTTGAAAGTTTAGAGTTAACCCCAAAAGATAATTTAGAGCTTATCATAAGTGATTTGGTTATAAATTTAATCTCAAAAGATGAGTTAGTAATCTCTTTAAATAAATTTAAAAAGAAAAAAAGAGTTAAAAAAACTAGCATTATAATTGATGAACTTAAGGTTGGCGATTTTGTAGTTCATGAAGAGTATGGTGTTGGTAAATTTATGGGCTTAGAGCTTGCAACTGTTATGGGTTCACAGCGTGAGTTTGTAAGTATAATCTACCAAAACAACGATAAACTGCTTTTGCCTGTTGAAAATCTAAATATGATAGATAGATATATTGCAAGTGGTGTTGCAATTTTGGATAGGCTAGGCAAGGGTAGCTTTGCAAAAATCAAAGAAAAAGTAAGAGCCAAACTTTTTGCCATAGCTTCAAAGATTATTGAAATTGCTGCAAAAAGAGAGTTGGTTGAAGGTAAGATAATAAAATCAGACTTTGTAGAATACTCTAAATTTTTACAAGAAGCAGGGTTTGAATATACAAAAGATCAGCAAACTTGTGTTGATGCTATTTTAAAAGATTTAAAAAGTGGTAAAGTAATGGATAGACTTGTAAGTGGTGATGTTGGTTTTGGAAAGACTGAGATTGCTATGAATGCCATTTTTGCAACTGTAAAAAGCGGTTATCAAGCACTATTTTTTGTTCCAACAACACTTCTTTCATCACAACATTATCAAAGTTTAGTTAAGAGATTTGAAGATTTTAATATACCTGTTTTTAGACTTGATAGATTTACCACAACTGCTGGAAAAAATGCTTTAAAAAAAGCTCTTTTTGACAAAGTACCTTTAGTTTGCGTTGGAACACATTCTCTTTTAAATTTACAAGCTAATAATATCGGTCTTATAGTGATAGATGAAGAGCATAAATTTGGGGTTAAGCAAAAAGAAAAATTAAAAGCAATCTCAGCAAATTCACATCTTCTAAGCATAAGCGCTACACCAATTCCTAGAAGTTTAAATATGGCACTTAGCTCAATTAAAAGTTATAGCACACTTGCAACCCCACCAAGTGACAGATTAGATGTTAGAACTTTGGTTAAAGAGTGGGATGAAAAAGTTATAAAAGAGGCCATTTCTAGGGAATTAAGAAGAGGCGGGCAGGTATTTTATGTCCATAATAGAATTTCAACCATAGATGAGGTTAAAAAATCTCTACTTAGAATTTTTCCAAATTTAAAAATTTTAATTTTACACTCTCAAATTGATATGAAAACAACAGAGCTTGAAGTTGAAAAGTTTTTAAATAAAGAGTATGACTTAATGCTTTGCACTAGCATTGTCGAGAGTGGAATTCATATGCCAAATGCAAACACGATAATAATAGAAAATGCAAACAACTTTGGAATTGCCGATCTTCATCAGCTTCGCGGAAGGGTTGGAAGAAGTGATAAACAGGGGTATTGTTATTATTTAATTGAAGATAAAAACACATTAACACAAGACTCTTTAAAGAGACTAGTAGCACTTGAAAACAACTCATTTTTGGGTTCTGGCTCTGTGCTTGCTTACCATGATTTAGAAATTCGTGGCGGTGGAAATTTAGTTGGTGAAGCTCAAAGTGGACATATAGAGGCTATTGGATATAGTCTTTATCTAAAAATGCTTGAAGATGAGATAAATGCACTTTTAAACAAAAAGGCAAAAGTTTTAAGTAGTGTTGATATGAAACTTAGTATAAATGCCTTTTTAAATAGCGAATATATTAAAGAAGATAGAATTAGATTAGAGCTTTATAGAAGACTTAGTAAGGCAAATGAGGTTAATGAAATTTATGAAATTAGTGGCGAAATGGAAGATAGGTTTGGAAAACCTGATGTTTATACTAAACAATTTTTAGATATTATGCTTATAAAAATAATGGCAAATAAGCTAAATATAAAATCAATCTCTAATTATGAAATGAATATCTCATATGTAAAATTTGATGATAGCAAGGTTGTTTTAAAATCAAGAAGCAAAGATGATGATGACATAATAGATACGCTTTTATCACATCTTAGAAAGGAGCTTAAAAGTGGATTGGTCTAA
- a CDS encoding Mur ligase family protein, with translation MQLNKYLQNKPIFYKKIDYTRMPRAYKSIKDKLPKKEIIHIVGTNGKGSTGRFLTLHLEALGYKVGHFTSPHIFKFNERFYLNGKDASDEELELAHEYLFSILNDEFRETLSYFEYATFLAIILFKNCDYIILEAGMGAEYDSTNLFPKKLSVFTPIGLDHTEILGDTIEKISKTKLISMAKNSVVNSDMNEVSKNIARDIAIKNSVNLKFSNEVLDEFDKKEINNYVKKFDLPKFQISNLSLATAALKMLNLQPNYKNLKKLNLKGRLEKILPNLTIDVGHNDLAATNILNEFSGKKIVLIYNSFLDKDYKKILRDLMPIIKRVEIYEYESKDRKLATKEIIDELKLLGIKCSKFTKIENSENYLLFGSFMLVENFLKNEVEN, from the coding sequence ATGCAACTAAATAAATATTTACAAAACAAACCTATTTTTTACAAAAAAATAGATTATACAAGAATGCCAAGAGCCTATAAAAGCATTAAAGATAAGCTTCCAAAAAAAGAGATAATTCATATAGTTGGCACAAATGGAAAGGGTAGTACAGGGCGTTTTTTAACACTCCATTTAGAAGCACTAGGATATAAAGTAGGGCACTTTACAAGCCCTCATATTTTTAAATTTAATGAGAGATTTTATCTAAATGGTAAAGATGCAAGCGATGAAGAGCTTGAGTTAGCACATGAGTATCTTTTTAGCATATTAAATGATGAGTTCAGAGAGACACTTAGTTATTTTGAATATGCAACTTTTTTAGCGATTATTTTATTTAAAAATTGTGATTATATTATTTTAGAAGCTGGCATGGGTGCTGAGTATGATTCTACAAATTTATTCCCTAAAAAACTTAGCGTTTTTACTCCAATAGGTCTTGATCATACTGAAATTTTAGGTGATACGATAGAGAAGATAAGTAAAACAAAACTAATTAGCATGGCTAAAAATAGTGTTGTAAATAGTGATATGAACGAAGTTTCTAAAAATATAGCTAGAGATATTGCAATAAAAAATAGCGTTAATTTAAAGTTTTCAAATGAAGTTTTAGATGAATTTGATAAAAAAGAGATAAATAATTATGTTAAGAAATTTGATCTTCCTAAGTTTCAAATTTCAAATTTATCTCTAGCAACGGCTGCTTTAAAAATGTTAAATTTACAGCCAAATTATAAAAACCTAAAAAAACTTAATTTAAAAGGGCGACTTGAAAAGATACTTCCAAATTTAACAATTGATGTTGGGCATAATGATCTTGCAGCAACTAATATACTAAACGAGTTTAGCGGGAAAAAGATTGTTTTAATCTATAACTCTTTTTTAGATAAGGATTATAAAAAAATATTAAGAGATCTAATGCCTATTATAAAAAGAGTTGAAATTTATGAATATGAAAGCAAGGATAGGAAACTAGCTACAAAAGAAATCATAGATGAGTTAAAGCTTTTAGGGATAAAATGTAGTAAATTTACTAAGATTGAAAATAGTGAAAATTATCTTCTTTTTGGCTCTTTTATGCTTGTAGAAAATTTCTTAAAAAATGAGGTGGAAAATTAA
- the lptE gene encoding LPS assembly lipoprotein LptE, translating to MRRFIYVFLLVFLVGCGYKPVSKISDNILADSVFVDVSMSKTDPQNTVAIKDAVRSGIVSRLHKRLAPRDIAQTYIIASIQSLSFSVLAYDQYGYATSYRANLALNFKTKLKDGSVVNIKGVGDHDFRVTRVAKTKRDTSSVISDKERYDAIQNASSQAFNEFIATLAIRSFKEQKEVNATK from the coding sequence ATGAGACGATTTATATATGTTTTTTTATTAGTTTTTTTAGTGGGGTGTGGGTATAAACCAGTTTCTAAAATAAGTGATAATATCTTAGCTGATAGTGTTTTTGTTGATGTTAGCATGAGTAAAACCGATCCACAAAACACCGTTGCTATAAAAGATGCTGTTAGAAGTGGTATTGTAAGTAGACTCCATAAAAGATTAGCACCAAGAGATATAGCTCAAACATATATAATCGCCTCTATTCAATCACTGAGCTTTTCAGTATTAGCTTACGATCAATATGGTTATGCAACATCTTATAGAGCAAATTTAGCTCTAAATTTTAAAACAAAATTAAAAGATGGATCTGTTGTAAACATAAAAGGTGTGGGAGATCATGATTTTCGTGTAACAAGGGTTGCAAAAACCAAAAGAGATACAAGTTCTGTTATAAGTGATAAAGAGAGATATGATGCTATACAAAATGCCTCATCACAGGCATTTAATGAGTTTATTGCAACTTTAGCCATAAGAAGTTTTAAAGAACAAAAAGAAGTTAATGCAACTAAATAA
- the secF gene encoding protein translocase subunit SecF — protein MQIFDKEKKYNFMGVRHIFLAISLFLVLGSIVSIFTKGINYGIDFAGGTLVQIKYDKAAPISQIRETLDSLEAFKSVSVTEFGSKEEVTVRYSGSNDSLGADPGKNIAEILKDTGNFEIRMVSIVGPKVGGELRKKGIMALSVSLILILIYIAFRFEWRFSLAAIVAEIHDVIIAIGVISFFQIDVNLDTLAAILTIIGYSLNDTIIVFDRIRENIQDTKEGDLATLINSSLSQTLSRTILTSFTTLIAVVILFVFGGDMIHDFSFIMLIGVIVGTLSSIFIGSQGLLWLKFSIKDYREMLAAKKKREKEKERMRAMYEKGVV, from the coding sequence ATGCAAATATTTGATAAAGAAAAAAAATATAATTTTATGGGCGTTCGCCATATCTTTCTTGCCATATCTTTGTTTTTAGTATTGGGATCTATTGTTTCAATTTTTACAAAAGGTATTAATTACGGTATTGATTTTGCTGGTGGAACATTAGTACAAATAAAATATGATAAAGCCGCACCAATTAGTCAGATTAGAGAAACTCTTGATAGTTTAGAGGCTTTTAAAAGTGTTAGTGTTACTGAGTTTGGAAGCAAAGAAGAAGTTACTGTTAGATATTCAGGCTCAAACGACTCTTTAGGAGCTGATCCTGGTAAAAATATCGCAGAAATTTTAAAAGATACAGGTAACTTTGAAATAAGAATGGTAAGTATAGTTGGACCTAAAGTTGGAGGAGAGTTAAGAAAAAAAGGAATTATGGCACTTAGTGTATCGCTAATTCTTATTTTAATCTACATAGCTTTTAGGTTTGAATGGCGTTTTTCATTAGCTGCTATTGTTGCTGAAATTCACGATGTTATAATAGCTATAGGTGTAATATCATTTTTCCAAATTGATGTAAATTTAGATACCTTGGCTGCCATTTTAACCATAATAGGTTACTCTTTGAATGATACTATTATAGTATTTGATAGGATTAGAGAAAATATTCAAGATACAAAAGAGGGAGATCTTGCTACACTTATTAACTCATCTTTATCTCAAACACTATCAAGAACAATACTAACATCATTTACAACTCTTATTGCCGTTGTTATACTATTTGTATTTGGTGGAGATATGATACATGATTTTTCATTTATAATGTTAATTGGTGTTATAGTTGGTACTCTTAGCTCTATATTTATAGGTTCACAAGGTTTATTATGGCTTAAGTTTAGCATTAAAGACTATAGAGAGATGTTGGCTGCTAAGAAAAAAAGAGAAAAAGAAAAAGAAAGAATGCGCGCTATGTATGAAAAAGGCGTGGTATAA
- the leuS gene encoding leucine--tRNA ligase: MSYNAKEIEQKWQKIWLENGEFEPKDNYSLEKKYILSMFPYPSGRIHMGHVRNYSIGDALARYYRKNDFNVLHPIGYDSFGMPAENAAIKHNVHPRAWTYENIDYMTKELDRLGFSFSKKRMLATSDPLYTKWEQEFFIKLYEKGLIYRKNAIVNWCENDQTVLANEQVEDGKCWRCGNEVIQKDMPGYYLKITKYAEELLQDLKTLEGKWPSQVITMQENWIGKSFGLEFKFKFDNETRDKLDGIGGFSVFTTRADTIYGVTYTALAPEHSVIKKLLEKNLLDESVAAKIKNILKQSPRERQSKDKDGVFLGIYVIHPLTGEKIPVWMANFVLIEYGGGAVMSVPAHDERDYEFAKKFGLDIKQVVKPDDDKSICDEAFVDDGVLIESAEFSGMDSKSARKAIIEKFEQDGIGKKVINYKLRDWGVSRQRYWGAPIPIIHCPDCGLVFEKLENLPVTLPDDVAITGEGSPLDRHPSWKFTTCPKCGKQAKRETDTLDTFFESSWYFARFASDDKTWKDVAFDKKSVDYWMGVDQYIGGIEHAILHLLYARFFQKALRDLGYLRDDEPFSNLLTQGMVLKDGAKMSKSKGNVVDPDELIEKYGADTARLFILFAAPPQKELEWNDSAVEGAYKFLNRLYDRSSNVIKTDKIPKINHSNLNKDEKYARMKVYEALKKSNEVYTSSFAFNTLIAACMEALNALNAQENKEVLTEGYFIILNLLEPIVPHIAHELSQSIFNKANFGKIDLLDEVFEQDTISLAVTVNGKRRAQIEVSSDTSEEDIINTAKDSVKKWLEEKEIIKQIYVKEKLVNFVIK, from the coding sequence ATGAGTTATAATGCTAAAGAGATAGAGCAAAAATGGCAAAAAATATGGTTAGAAAATGGCGAGTTTGAACCAAAGGACAATTATAGTCTAGAAAAAAAATACATTTTAAGTATGTTTCCATATCCTAGTGGCAGGATTCATATGGGTCATGTTAGAAACTACTCTATTGGAGATGCTTTGGCTAGGTATTATAGAAAAAATGATTTTAATGTGCTTCATCCAATAGGTTATGATAGCTTTGGAATGCCTGCTGAAAATGCTGCCATAAAACATAATGTTCATCCAAGAGCTTGGACATATGAAAACATTGATTATATGACTAAAGAGCTTGATAGATTAGGATTTTCATTTTCCAAAAAAAGAATGCTTGCAACTTCGGATCCTCTTTATACAAAATGGGAACAAGAATTTTTTATAAAGCTTTATGAAAAAGGTTTAATTTATAGAAAAAATGCAATTGTAAATTGGTGCGAAAATGATCAAACTGTTTTAGCAAATGAGCAAGTTGAGGATGGTAAGTGCTGGAGATGTGGAAATGAAGTTATCCAAAAAGATATGCCAGGATACTATCTTAAGATAACAAAATATGCTGAAGAACTTTTGCAAGATTTGAAAACACTTGAGGGAAAATGGCCAAGTCAAGTTATAACTATGCAAGAAAATTGGATAGGGAAAAGTTTTGGACTTGAGTTCAAATTTAAATTTGATAATGAAACAAGAGATAAACTTGATGGCATAGGTGGTTTTAGTGTATTTACAACAAGAGCTGATACTATTTATGGTGTGACATATACAGCTTTAGCGCCTGAACATAGTGTGATAAAAAAACTTTTAGAAAAAAACTTGCTTGATGAATCTGTGGCTGCAAAGATCAAAAATATATTAAAACAAAGCCCTAGAGAGCGTCAAAGTAAAGATAAAGATGGTGTGTTTTTAGGTATATATGTCATTCATCCTTTAACTGGTGAAAAGATTCCTGTTTGGATGGCAAATTTTGTCCTTATAGAATATGGTGGAGGTGCTGTTATGTCTGTTCCTGCACATGATGAAAGAGATTATGAATTTGCTAAAAAATTTGGACTAGATATTAAACAAGTAGTAAAACCAGATGATGATAAGTCTATTTGCGATGAGGCTTTTGTAGATGATGGTGTGTTGATTGAATCAGCTGAGTTTAGCGGTATGGATTCAAAAAGTGCAAGAAAAGCTATAATAGAAAAATTTGAACAAGATGGAATAGGCAAAAAAGTAATTAACTATAAACTTCGTGATTGGGGTGTTAGTCGTCAAAGATATTGGGGAGCTCCTATTCCTATAATTCACTGTCCTGATTGTGGTTTAGTTTTTGAAAAGTTAGAAAATTTACCAGTTACCCTGCCTGATGATGTTGCTATAACAGGAGAGGGAAGCCCTTTAGATAGACATCCAAGTTGGAAATTTACGACATGTCCAAAATGTGGAAAACAGGCTAAAAGAGAGACAGATACACTAGATACATTCTTTGAGTCGAGTTGGTATTTTGCAAGATTTGCAAGTGATGATAAAACTTGGAAGGATGTAGCTTTTGATAAAAAGAGTGTTGATTACTGGATGGGTGTCGATCAATACATTGGTGGAATTGAACACGCAATCTTACATCTTTTGTATGCAAGATTTTTTCAAAAAGCACTAAGAGATTTAGGGTATTTAAGAGATGATGAGCCATTTTCTAATCTTTTAACACAAGGAATGGTTTTAAAAGATGGTGCAAAGATGAGTAAGTCAAAGGGTAATGTTGTTGATCCTGATGAGCTTATTGAAAAATATGGAGCCGATACAGCAAGACTTTTTATACTTTTTGCCGCTCCGCCACAAAAAGAACTTGAGTGGAATGATAGTGCTGTTGAAGGTGCTTATAAGTTTTTAAATAGACTTTATGACAGATCAAGCAATGTAATAAAAACAGATAAAATTCCAAAAATTAATCATTCAAATTTAAATAAAGATGAAAAATATGCAAGAATGAAAGTATATGAAGCACTCAAAAAATCAAATGAAGTTTATACTAGTAGTTTTGCATTTAATACCCTAATTGCTGCTTGTATGGAGGCTTTAAATGCCTTAAATGCGCAAGAAAATAAAGAGGTATTAACAGAGGGGTATTTTATAATATTAAATTTATTAGAACCAATTGTTCCACACATTGCACATGAACTTAGTCAAAGCATATTTAATAAGGCAAACTTTGGCAAGATTGATCTATTAGATGAAGTTTTTGAGCAAGATACAATAAGCTTAGCGGTAACTGTAAATGGGAAAAGAAGAGCACAGATTGAAGTTAGTTCTGACACAAGTGAAGAAGATATTATAAATACAGCAAAAGATAGTGTTAAGAAGTGGCTAGAAGAAAAAGAGATTATTAAGCAAATTTATGTAAAAGAAAAGCTTGTAAATTTTGTTATAAAGTAG